TCCTGGGCGGCGAAGGTCCACTACATCCAGACAAGAGAGATGAGGGATATGTCCCCCGACGAGATCAGAGAGATCGCCAGGACCCTGAACTGGGACCTCTCTGAGGGGCAGGTCCAGAAAGGGATGGACCTCCTCACCAACCTTCATCTCACGGGGGGGTGAACCGAGCACGCTCACGTATGAGACCCATATCAGGGACCCCCTCTATGGGTATATCGGGCTTACCCGTGATGAACTCCGTCTTCTCGATACCCTTCCTCTCCAGAGGCTGCGGCGGATCAAGCAGCTTGCCAACGCGCATCTGGTCTACCCTGCCGCCTGCCACACCCGCTTCGAGCACTCCCTCGGCGTCCTGCACACCGCCACCCTGATGGCGAGGCAGCTGCGGGTCGGCGATGATGACCTCATAAACCTCCGCTCCGCCGCCCTCCTCCACGACATCGGTCACGGCCCCTTCTCCCACGTCTTTGAGGCGCCCCTGAAACAGATCAACGGGCCGGAGGCCACACACGAAGATATCACCCGCCGCCTCATCGGAGAGGACGAGGGGATCGTCTCTGTCCTTAGCGAGAGAACAGACGAGGTCATCACCCTCCTCTCCGAGGACCAGAATGGTATCCTCCACCAGATCATCTCCGGGAACATCGATGCCGATAAGATGGACTATCTCAGGCGGGACTCCTACCACGCCGGGGTGACCTACGGGAACTTCGACCTTGAACGCGTCCTCTACACCCTCAGGAAGACCGCGAGCAGGCAGCGCGAGGACCTCACTATCCATGAGAAGGGTATCGACGCCGTCGAGAGTTTCCGGCTCGCCCGCTTCCTGATGTATGCTCAGGTCTACTATCACCACACGAATGTCCTGGCAAACGGGATGCTCCAGCGGGCGGTCACCGTCGCGATCCGGGATAAGGTCGTGGACGCAGAGAGGATCCAGATGAGTGGCAGTTCTTTTTTGCAGCACTATCTCGCCCTCGACGATGCTCGCCTCCTCTCCCAGGTGCTTTCGAAACCGGAGAGTACGGCCGCTGACCTTGTCAGGAGGCTGGAGAGGAGGGACCTCCTCAAGAGAGGGTATGAGTCCTATGTCTCCCAGGAGGAGGACACACGCCTCAGGTACCATCTCGGGACGAAGTTCACGCCTGCTATGGCGCAGACGATCGAGACGGCAGTCGCGGAGGAGTGCGGGTGCGACCCCGACCTCATCATCGCCGACGTCGTGAAGAACGAGAACTCGCTCTTCAAGTCGGCGTCCGTCCTCTTCGAGGAGGACAAATTCCCCATTCTGATCGAGAGGAGCGACGGGAAGGTCAAGGACATCGACTCCTTCTCGACCCTCACCTATACGGGCAAGCCAAGGACGACCTTCTATCTCTTCTGCCCGGAGGAGGAGCGGCAGAGGGTGGAGGCGTGTGCCGGAGATGTCATCGCCTCGACGGTCGGGTGAGGGCCGGAGGTACTTTCCGGGGCAGAAACAGGTGAGCGCGCTCCTCTCCTTCTCGTCGGCGGCATACGGGGATGAGGGGAAAGTTTCCCTGTACGGCCTTCGTACCCCTGAGATTGCAGCCCCAATCCTGCAGAGTGATCGCCGCGTTCTGGTCACGGTCCATCTCCGACCCGCGATGGAGGGGGGAGTGCATGTGCGAGGTCAGGGCATAGACCCAGACGTATAATTCTCAGATAAATACAGAGGAGATAGACCAGACAACCTCTCCCCACGCCAGCAGCAACCCTGTTCCGTATCGGGCCGCTCATCTCAACGACCAGGCCATTACGTCGGTCACCACCGGGCTCATTGAGATCCTTCAGGCAGGATGAGTCCCGGGCCTGATGGTGTTCCTCTGCAAGGGGAACGGTCCTCCCGGGCGGGAATGTA
This window of the Methanofollis ethanolicus genome carries:
- a CDS encoding HD domain-containing protein → MARQLRVGDDDLINLRSAALLHDIGHGPFSHVFEAPLKQINGPEATHEDITRRLIGEDEGIVSVLSERTDEVITLLSEDQNGILHQIISGNIDADKMDYLRRDSYHAGVTYGNFDLERVLYTLRKTASRQREDLTIHEKGIDAVESFRLARFLMYAQVYYHHTNVLANGMLQRAVTVAIRDKVVDAERIQMSGSSFLQHYLALDDARLLSQVLSKPESTAADLVRRLERRDLLKRGYESYVSQEEDTRLRYHLGTKFTPAMAQTIETAVAEECGCDPDLIIADVVKNENSLFKSASVLFEEDKFPILIERSDGKVKDIDSFSTLTYTGKPRTTFYLFCPEEERQRVEACAGDVIASTVG